The sequence below is a genomic window from Phycisphaerales bacterium AB-hyl4.
GGCCGTTATGCTGCCGTCAACGACGGGCTGCCAGATCACGGTCGGCGGCGAACGCACGGTCGGCCAGGAAAACGACCGCCTGCGAGCTGAAAACCTCAGCCTCCGACGGCAGAATCGGCAGTTGCAAGAGCAGGTCGACGCGCGCGACGACCAGGTGCAGGGCCTGCGCGAACGGATCTCGACAGCGCAGGACGCGCCGGCGATCGAAGGCGTCGACCCGCCGCAAGTCGCCCGCCTTTCGTTCAGCCGTATCTCCGGGCCGGTAGACCTCGACGGTGACGATCGTCACGACGTCATCCGCATCTACCTTCAGACGCAGGACCAGCACGGCCGCATCCTGCCCGTCGCCGGCCGAGCCACCGTCCGCGCGATTCATCTGACCGACGAGGGCGAATCCCAGATCATCGCCATGCGTGTTTACGAGCCGGCCGAACTGGACGCGGCGTGGCGACATAACTTCACGGGCATCCATTACACGCTGGAACTGCCCCTGCCCGAGACGCTGCCGACGGGCACGACCGAGTTGACGGTGCATGTTTCGCTGTTGGAAGCGCAGACCGGCGCGCGGCTGACACGTCAAGAAGCCATGACTGTCCGCCGATAGCAAATAAGACGCAGTGCGCGATGAAATTTTCGACGATCGGCGTTTATCGTATCGCCAGCGTCGGCCTTCATAAAAGGCAGACGTTTTAGCAATCCTCCCTATCAAGTCGCTCGATGAAAATGACGATCTCTGGGTCAACGGCAGGCCTTGGGGGGTCGGCCGATAACACTGTCGTCTCACATACTAAAACTTAGGTTTCGCGGAATCCACGGTCTTTCGTATCGCCGTCTGATCTCCGTACAGCTAAGGTCGCCGGCCGATGAATCAAGAGTTGATGGAACGTTTGCTCGAATCGCCCCGCCTGCCAAGCCTCCCGGCTATCGCGCTGGAGGTGATCGAGCTGGTTCAGCAACAGGACGTCAACGTCAAGCAGATCGCTCAAACCATCCAGCACGACCCCGCGCTGGCGACCCGCATCCTCAAAACCGTCAACTCCAGCTTCTACGGCCAGACGCACGCGATCAGCACCATCAGCCACGCGCTTGTCGTACTGGGCCTGAACAGCGTCAAGACGCTGACGCTCGGGTTCAGCCTCGCCAACAATCTTAAACACTCCGGCGGCGAAGGCTTCGACCACATGGGCTTCTGGAAGCGGAGCCTGTACAGCGCCACTGCCGCTCGCGTGCTCGCCGGTGAAGTGTCGCTGCCGCAACAGGAAGAAACCTTCATCGCCGGCCTGCTCCAGAATCTGGGCATGTTCGCGATGAACCAGGTGCTCGGCGAAGAGTACACCCGCCTGCTGATCGAAGTCGGCGACGAACACCAGCAACTCGCCCCGCTCGAACACGAAGCCTTCGACCTCGACCACGCCCAGGTCGGCGAAGCGCTGGCGCGCAAGTGGCATTTGCCGCCGCTGCTTTGCACCGCCATCGGCAACCACGAAAACCCCGACGTGGTCAACGAGGATGAAGCGTTACACAAGCTGATCCGCTGCGTCTCGCTGGGCTCGCGCGCGGCTGACGTGTTCATCACGAGCAACCCCGGCGAGGCGATGGAGCAGTATTACCTCGATGCGGAGCAATGGTTCGACCTCACCGACGAGCAGGCCGAGCCGCTGCTGCGCACCGTGCATACCCAGACCAACGAGATGCGCCGCCTCTTCGACCTGCCCACGGGCCCGCTGGCGAACCCTGACGACATTCTCGCCCGCGCCAACGAAGCGCTGCTGCAAATCAGCTTGCAGACGCAGCAGAAGACGTCGCAGTTGCAGAAAGAAAACCGCGAACTCGCGGAGCAGGCCTGGACCGATTCGCTCACCGGCGCGGCGAATCGCGGACGATTCAACGTTTTCATCAAAGAGCAGTTTGAGCGCACCACCCACGGGGCCGGGCCGGTGAGCCTGCTGTTCCTCGACACGGACCACTTTAAAAAGTTCAACGATACGTACGGCCACCAGACTGGCGATCATGTGCTCGTCCAACTCGCCGGCCTGCTGCAAAACACGCTGCCCGACGCGGCGATGGTCGCCCGCTACGGTGGCGAAGAGTTTGCCGTCGTGCTCCCCGAAACCGACCGCCGTACCGCCGCCCGCCTCGCGGAACAGCTTCGCCTTGATATCGCCAACGAGCCGATAAAGGCCGACGAAGGCGAACAACTGCAGATCACCGCGAGCATCGGCGTGGCGACACACGACGGCAGCTTCTTCAACAACGTCGAGCAGTTGATCAAGGCCGCCGACAAGGGCGTTTACGCGGCGAAAGACGCCGGGCGTAATGCCGTCCGCATCTTCACGCCTCACCAGTCCAGGCGAAACCCCGCCGCGTGAGCGCGTGTGACGTGCGAGAAGGTCAATCGCGATCTGAGATGACAACGCGGTTGCGGTTTCGCGCCCCATTTAGCCGCGGTGCTTGCACCGCGCTCTTTGGACCGATGGACCGAAAGCGCGGTGCAAGCACCGCGGCTAAATGTTGTAAGTGTGAAATGGTGGGTCGTGCGAACGTCACTGCCCGCTCGGCCGAACGACCGCCGGCCGAAGCGTGCCCACACGATCGGGGAAATCGAACCACGTCTCCGCGTCATAACGCACGTGGTAGTCCGTCGGCTGAGGCGGACGCGAAATGCGGTACAGCGTGTCATACACCGGCAGGTAAACAAACCCGCGCCTGTCGGTTTCCAATGCCGGGTACACGAGCACCAACGTATCATCCAGCCGCTGCCCGTCACTGCGCGCGTGGCTAAGCTCGAACGTGCCGACGACCTGCCCCGCCAACGGCTGATTGTCCGTTGTGACATAACGCTGCTTCACCACACCATGCGCCCGCTCGAACGACGCGCGGTACGCGGCGTTGGCCGGCTCGCTTTCGCCGCGCAGCCGATGCCAAGTGCCCAGCAGGTATGACGGGTAAAAGCTCTGCGGCGCCTGCCGGGCAAGCTGCTGCAACATGCTGCCCATACCCGGCTGGGTGAACGCTTCGAGATCGTCTTCCGCCATGCGAGCGAGCACGATGCACTGTCGAAGCACTGCCTCCTCGTGACTGCTCAAGTTGAAATCCAGCTCACGCCAGGGCCCGCGGTTGGCCGACACAGCCAGGCCTTGCCGCTCGACGGTCGTCCATCGCACGGGTGTGTTCCGCCAGCGTTCGCGATCGTTCCAGTTCAGTCGGGGCGTTTCGATCAGCCCTGACTCGACCCAGCGCAGGGTGGCCCATGTTGCGAGGGGCACGAGCAGCAGTGCGCCGCCGAACAGCGCAAGCAACACCCACACGCCCTTCACCGGCCGACCACGCTCGGGATGATCTGATGTCACATCGTCTCCAGTATCTTTCGCGGCCGGGCACGTTTGGCCTGGATATCAGGTACGACGCAACACGCCACGGCGTTCCAGTTCCATCGAAACCTGCGCAAGCGGGTCGTCACGGTCTGTCACCTGCACCGCCTGCCAGCCCCGCTCGGCCGCGGCCGCGACGTTCGCAGGCAGGTCATCGAAAAACAAAATGCGCTCCGCCGCGATGCTCGTCGCCTGCTCTACATGCTCATAGATCGCCGGGCTCGGCTTCGCCACTCCCAGCAGATGGCTGGCAAAGCGGTAGTCCAGTCGATCCAGCGGCAGTCGGCAAGGGCCCGGCCGGCCGTACATCATCGCCCAGTGATGCGCGTTCGTATTCGAGAGGCAGGCCGTCCGCACCCGCGCCGCCGCGAGCGCATCGAGCAATGCCTCCAGCCCGGCAAATGGCTCGCACAGCCACGCCGTGCTGACCTGCCGCACGTCCGCCGACGTCAGCCCCGCCACGGCCGCGCTGCGCTCGAAGTATTGCTCGCACGCCAGCGCCCCGGTCTCATGCTGCTGGCCAAGCTCCGCCAGTTGACGGCGCGTCGCCTCGGCCTGCCAGGCCTCATCGATCGGCACGCCCGCCCGCTCGCACGCATCCGACCAGTCGTCCACGATGCG
It includes:
- a CDS encoding HDOD domain-containing protein translates to MERLLESPRLPSLPAIALEVIELVQQQDVNVKQIAQTIQHDPALATRILKTVNSSFYGQTHAISTISHALVVLGLNSVKTLTLGFSLANNLKHSGGEGFDHMGFWKRSLYSATAARVLAGEVSLPQQEETFIAGLLQNLGMFAMNQVLGEEYTRLLIEVGDEHQQLAPLEHEAFDLDHAQVGEALARKWHLPPLLCTAIGNHENPDVVNEDEALHKLIRCVSLGSRAADVFITSNPGEAMEQYYLDAEQWFDLTDEQAEPLLRTVHTQTNEMRRLFDLPTGPLANPDDILARANEALLQISLQTQQKTSQLQKENRELAEQAWTDSLTGAANRGRFNVFIKEQFERTTHGAGPVSLLFLDTDHFKKFNDTYGHQTGDHVLVQLAGLLQNTLPDAAMVARYGGEEFAVVLPETDRRTAARLAEQLRLDIANEPIKADEGEQLQITASIGVATHDGSFFNNVEQLIKAADKGVYAAKDAGRNAVRIFTPHQSRRNPAA
- a CDS encoding HAD-IA family hydrolase, producing the protein MTQQGNIELVCFDLGRVLIRIVDDWSDACERAGVPIDEAWQAEATRRQLAELGQQHETGALACEQYFERSAAVAGLTSADVRQVSTAWLCEPFAGLEALLDALAAARVRTACLSNTNAHHWAMMYGRPGPCRLPLDRLDYRFASHLLGVAKPSPAIYEHVEQATSIAAERILFFDDLPANVAAAAERGWQAVQVTDRDDPLAQVSMELERRGVLRRT